The following are encoded together in the Thunnus albacares chromosome 7, fThuAlb1.1, whole genome shotgun sequence genome:
- the nap1l4a gene encoding nucleosome assembly protein 1-like 4a isoform X2, whose amino-acid sequence MDANKGKGEQGMQNPGGQMDRPVSFHFMESMLPKAVKRRVHALKRLQVQCANIEAKFYEEVHELERKYAALYQPLFDKRRDIVTGTVEPTDEECEWHSDREEEEELAEEVKEKAAIEDAKKEEATPEEDPKGIPEFWLTIFRSVDMLSDMLQEHDEPILKHLKDIQVKFSEPGQPMSFTLEFHFEPNGYFNNAVLTKVYKMKSEPDTSDPFSFEGPEIIDCEGCQIDWHKGKDVTVKTIKKKQKHKGRGTVRTVTKQVPNDSFFNFFNPVKASPDGEMDEDSEFTLATDFEIGHFFRERIVPRAVLYFTGEALEDDESFEEEELDDVDEEEQDEEGDDDDDEGDFDPKKEQPQPAECKQQ is encoded by the exons ATGGACGCCAATAAAG GTAAAGGGGAACAAGGGATGCAAAATCCAggtggacagatggacagacctGTCAGCTTCCACTTCATGGAGAG CATGCTTCCCAAAGCAGTGAAGAGGCGAGTGCACGCCTTGAAAAGGCTACAGGTGCAGTGTGCCAACATAGAGGCTAAATTTTACGAGGAGGTCCATGAGCTAGAGAGGAAGTATGCTGCCCTCTATCAGCCACTCTTTGACAAg CGACGAGATATTGTCACAGGAACAGTGGAACCCACAGACGAGGAGTGTGAGTGGcacagtgacagagaggaagaggaagaactAGCT GAGGAAGTAAAGGAAAAAGCTGCTATTGAGGATGCAAAGAAAGAGGAAGCCACACCAGAGGAAGATCCAAAAGGCATCCCTGAGTTCTGGCTCACCATATTCAGGAGTGTGGACATGCTCAGTGACATGCTACAA GAACATGATGAGCCCATCCTTAAGCACCTGAAAGATATTCAAGTCAAGTtttctgaaccaggacagcCAATG AGTTTCACATTAGAGTTCCACTTTGAGCCcaatggctacttcaacaatGCAGTCCTCACTAAAGTCTACAAGATGAAGTCAGAGCCTGACACCTCGGACCCTTTCTCCTTCGAGGGGCCAGAGATCATTGACTGTGAAGG CTGTCAGATAGATTGGCACAAGGGGAAGGATGTGACAGTGAAAACTAttaagaagaagcagaagcataAAGGCCGTGGCACTGTCCGCACTGTTACCAAACAGGTCCCCAATGACTCATTCTTCAACTTCTTTAACCCTGTTAAAG CTTCACCAGATGGAGAAATG GACGAAGACTCTGAGTTCACCCTAGCCACAGACTTTGAGATTGGTCATTTCTTCCGTGAGAGAATAGTTCCCAGAGCAGTGCTGTATTTCACTGGAGAGGCCCTGGAAGATGACGAGAGT tttgaagaggaggagctggacgATGTAGATGAAGAG GAGCAAGACGAGgagggtgatgatgatgatgacgaggGAGACTTTGACCCCAAG AAAGAACAGCCCCAGCCTGCCGAATGCAAACAGCAGTAA
- the nap1l4a gene encoding nucleosome assembly protein 1-like 4a isoform X3 — MDANKAGKGEQGMQNPGGQMDRPVSFHFMESMLPKAVKRRVHALKRLQVQCANIEAKFYEEVHELERKYAALYQPLFDKRRDIVTGTVEPTDEECEWHSDREEEEELAEEVKEKAAIEDAKKEEATPEEDPKGIPEFWLTIFRSVDMLSDMLQEHDEPILKHLKDIQVKFSEPGQPMSFTLEFHFEPNGYFNNAVLTKVYKMKSEPDTSDPFSFEGPEIIDCEGCQIDWHKGKDVTVKTIKKKQKHKGRGTVRTVTKQVPNDSFFNFFNPVKASPDGEMDEDSEFTLATDFEIGHFFRERIVPRAVLYFTGEALEDDESFEEEELDDVDEEEQDEEGDDDDDEGDFDPKA, encoded by the exons ATGGACGCCAATAAAG CAGGTAAAGGGGAACAAGGGATGCAAAATCCAggtggacagatggacagacctGTCAGCTTCCACTTCATGGAGAG CATGCTTCCCAAAGCAGTGAAGAGGCGAGTGCACGCCTTGAAAAGGCTACAGGTGCAGTGTGCCAACATAGAGGCTAAATTTTACGAGGAGGTCCATGAGCTAGAGAGGAAGTATGCTGCCCTCTATCAGCCACTCTTTGACAAg CGACGAGATATTGTCACAGGAACAGTGGAACCCACAGACGAGGAGTGTGAGTGGcacagtgacagagaggaagaggaagaactAGCT GAGGAAGTAAAGGAAAAAGCTGCTATTGAGGATGCAAAGAAAGAGGAAGCCACACCAGAGGAAGATCCAAAAGGCATCCCTGAGTTCTGGCTCACCATATTCAGGAGTGTGGACATGCTCAGTGACATGCTACAA GAACATGATGAGCCCATCCTTAAGCACCTGAAAGATATTCAAGTCAAGTtttctgaaccaggacagcCAATG AGTTTCACATTAGAGTTCCACTTTGAGCCcaatggctacttcaacaatGCAGTCCTCACTAAAGTCTACAAGATGAAGTCAGAGCCTGACACCTCGGACCCTTTCTCCTTCGAGGGGCCAGAGATCATTGACTGTGAAGG CTGTCAGATAGATTGGCACAAGGGGAAGGATGTGACAGTGAAAACTAttaagaagaagcagaagcataAAGGCCGTGGCACTGTCCGCACTGTTACCAAACAGGTCCCCAATGACTCATTCTTCAACTTCTTTAACCCTGTTAAAG CTTCACCAGATGGAGAAATG GACGAAGACTCTGAGTTCACCCTAGCCACAGACTTTGAGATTGGTCATTTCTTCCGTGAGAGAATAGTTCCCAGAGCAGTGCTGTATTTCACTGGAGAGGCCCTGGAAGATGACGAGAGT tttgaagaggaggagctggacgATGTAGATGAAGAG GAGCAAGACGAGgagggtgatgatgatgatgacgaggGAGACTTTGACCCCAAG GCATAA
- the nap1l4a gene encoding nucleosome assembly protein 1-like 4a isoform X1 produces the protein MDANKAGKGEQGMQNPGGQMDRPVSFHFMESMLPKAVKRRVHALKRLQVQCANIEAKFYEEVHELERKYAALYQPLFDKRRDIVTGTVEPTDEECEWHSDREEEEELAEEVKEKAAIEDAKKEEATPEEDPKGIPEFWLTIFRSVDMLSDMLQEHDEPILKHLKDIQVKFSEPGQPMSFTLEFHFEPNGYFNNAVLTKVYKMKSEPDTSDPFSFEGPEIIDCEGCQIDWHKGKDVTVKTIKKKQKHKGRGTVRTVTKQVPNDSFFNFFNPVKASPDGEMDEDSEFTLATDFEIGHFFRERIVPRAVLYFTGEALEDDESFEEEELDDVDEEEQDEEGDDDDDEGDFDPKKEQPQPAECKQQ, from the exons ATGGACGCCAATAAAG CAGGTAAAGGGGAACAAGGGATGCAAAATCCAggtggacagatggacagacctGTCAGCTTCCACTTCATGGAGAG CATGCTTCCCAAAGCAGTGAAGAGGCGAGTGCACGCCTTGAAAAGGCTACAGGTGCAGTGTGCCAACATAGAGGCTAAATTTTACGAGGAGGTCCATGAGCTAGAGAGGAAGTATGCTGCCCTCTATCAGCCACTCTTTGACAAg CGACGAGATATTGTCACAGGAACAGTGGAACCCACAGACGAGGAGTGTGAGTGGcacagtgacagagaggaagaggaagaactAGCT GAGGAAGTAAAGGAAAAAGCTGCTATTGAGGATGCAAAGAAAGAGGAAGCCACACCAGAGGAAGATCCAAAAGGCATCCCTGAGTTCTGGCTCACCATATTCAGGAGTGTGGACATGCTCAGTGACATGCTACAA GAACATGATGAGCCCATCCTTAAGCACCTGAAAGATATTCAAGTCAAGTtttctgaaccaggacagcCAATG AGTTTCACATTAGAGTTCCACTTTGAGCCcaatggctacttcaacaatGCAGTCCTCACTAAAGTCTACAAGATGAAGTCAGAGCCTGACACCTCGGACCCTTTCTCCTTCGAGGGGCCAGAGATCATTGACTGTGAAGG CTGTCAGATAGATTGGCACAAGGGGAAGGATGTGACAGTGAAAACTAttaagaagaagcagaagcataAAGGCCGTGGCACTGTCCGCACTGTTACCAAACAGGTCCCCAATGACTCATTCTTCAACTTCTTTAACCCTGTTAAAG CTTCACCAGATGGAGAAATG GACGAAGACTCTGAGTTCACCCTAGCCACAGACTTTGAGATTGGTCATTTCTTCCGTGAGAGAATAGTTCCCAGAGCAGTGCTGTATTTCACTGGAGAGGCCCTGGAAGATGACGAGAGT tttgaagaggaggagctggacgATGTAGATGAAGAG GAGCAAGACGAGgagggtgatgatgatgatgacgaggGAGACTTTGACCCCAAG AAAGAACAGCCCCAGCCTGCCGAATGCAAACAGCAGTAA